Proteins encoded by one window of Lepeophtheirus salmonis chromosome 3, UVic_Lsal_1.4, whole genome shotgun sequence:
- the sqd gene encoding RNA-binding protein squid isoform X2, with product MKGEEGNAEVMDTSVEATNDEDDRKLFVGGLPQDAKDCDIKEHFEGFGEIESINIKTDPQTGRSRGFAFVVFKSLEGLEKAVSAEHTVKSKKVAVKKAQAKQGKVYVGKLKPEISDEDIKTHFSQYGPVANVEQPFDKTKNERKNFCFITFEKEEPAKKLLKEGTVTLKGAELEIKKVTPKPDIRGMVGPVMGRGRGGGGAGGPWSACGSWGAGYNDYWGSGYGGYGADPYYGGWGGYGWGGYNNAGSPGFAGDG from the exons ATGAAAGGTGAGGAAGGAAATGCGGAAGTGATGGACACTTCAGTGGAAGCCACGAATGATGAAGACGATAGAAAGTTATTTGTGGGTGGATTACCGCAGGATGCCAAAGATTGTGATATCAAGGAGCACTTTGAGGGCTTTGGTGAGATCGAGTCCATCAATATAAAGACTGATCCTCAGACGGGTCGATCCCGCGGGTTCGCGTTTGTGGTGTTCAAGTCCCTGGAAGGATTGGAGAAGGCTGTGAGTGCGGAGCACACGGTCAAGTCTAAGAAGGTGGCTGTGAAGAAGGCGCAGGCCAAGCAAGGGAAGGTCTACGTTGGGAAGCTGAAGCCAGAGATCTCTGACGAAGACATCAAGACGCATTTCTCGCAGTACGGACCCGTGGCCAACGTGGAGCAGCCCTTTGACAAGACGAAGAACGAGCGGAAAAACTTTTGTTTCATTACGTTTGAGAAGGAAGAGCCGGCCAAGAAGCTGCTCAAGGAAGGAACAGTGACACTGAAAGGCGCGGAGCTGGAAATCAAGAAAGTGACTCCCAAGCCAGACATTCGTGGAATGGTAGGTCCCGTTATGGGTCGTGGACGAGGGGGTGGTGGAGCAGGTGGTCCATGGAGTGCCTGTGGATCATGGGGTGCTGGATACAATGATTATTGGGGATCCGGCTATGGCGGCTATGGTGCAGATCCTTACTATGGGGGTTGGGGCGGATACGGATGGGGTGGATATAACAACGCTGGCTCTCCGGGATTTGCTGGAG atGGTTGA
- the sqd gene encoding RNA-binding protein squid isoform X1, with product MKGEEGNAEVMDTSVEATNDEDDRKLFVGGLPQDAKDCDIKEHFEGFGEIESINIKTDPQTGRSRGFAFVVFKSLEGLEKAVSAEHTVKSKKVAVKKAQAKQGKVYVGKLKPEISDEDIKTHFSQYGPVANVEQPFDKTKNERKNFCFITFEKEEPAKKLLKEGTVTLKGAELEIKKVTPKPDIRGMVGPVMGRGRGGGGAGGPWSACGSWGAGYNDYWGSGYGGYGADPYYGGWGGYGWGGYNNAGSPGFAGGKTPRGGGARGGQARGGRGMGARGQRQKPY from the coding sequence ATGAAAGGTGAGGAAGGAAATGCGGAAGTGATGGACACTTCAGTGGAAGCCACGAATGATGAAGACGATAGAAAGTTATTTGTGGGTGGATTACCGCAGGATGCCAAAGATTGTGATATCAAGGAGCACTTTGAGGGCTTTGGTGAGATCGAGTCCATCAATATAAAGACTGATCCTCAGACGGGTCGATCCCGCGGGTTCGCGTTTGTGGTGTTCAAGTCCCTGGAAGGATTGGAGAAGGCTGTGAGTGCGGAGCACACGGTCAAGTCTAAGAAGGTGGCTGTGAAGAAGGCGCAGGCCAAGCAAGGGAAGGTCTACGTTGGGAAGCTGAAGCCAGAGATCTCTGACGAAGACATCAAGACGCATTTCTCGCAGTACGGACCCGTGGCCAACGTGGAGCAGCCCTTTGACAAGACGAAGAACGAGCGGAAAAACTTTTGTTTCATTACGTTTGAGAAGGAAGAGCCGGCCAAGAAGCTGCTCAAGGAAGGAACAGTGACACTGAAAGGCGCGGAGCTGGAAATCAAGAAAGTGACTCCCAAGCCAGACATTCGTGGAATGGTAGGTCCCGTTATGGGTCGTGGACGAGGGGGTGGTGGAGCAGGTGGTCCATGGAGTGCCTGTGGATCATGGGGTGCTGGATACAATGATTATTGGGGATCCGGCTATGGCGGCTATGGTGCAGATCCTTACTATGGGGGTTGGGGCGGATACGGATGGGGTGGATATAACAACGCTGGCTCTCCGGGATTTGCTGGAGGTAAGACACCTCGAGGAGGAGGAGCTAGAGGTGGACAAGCCCGAGGAGGGCGCGGTATGGGAGCCCGTGGACAAAGGCAAAAGCCGTATTAA
- the LOC121114996 gene encoding uncharacterized protein codes for MSSDGEKEDLKEDEGGDSSSPPPVAPASSDVKEDQEVRRPNGRVISDFLGACGSLDIKKMREILDKDDLDPNDIVDDVGQNGFHYAVCSILRNNTSRQTSVLKYLRKKGLNVNKARTTDKWTPIFLAVAFGFQNIVSWLLSKGARIDISDSETRSPEEVAATYRFHKIKDILIHHRSRVPHSRFSCVLSGPAISSPTSPPPPAPPTTTTTITNISSQEPSSTDNNSSVFSPTVEGEAAENSMMLKAA; via the exons ATGAGTTCGGATGGAGAGAAGGAAGACTTGAAGGAGGATGAGGGTGGTGATTCCTCCTCCCCTCCCCCAGTAGCACCAGCCTCATCGGATGTCAAAGAGGACCAAGAAGTGCGGCGACCCAATGGGAGAgtgatttctgattttttaggCGCTTGTGGATCATTAGACATTAAGAAAATGCGAGAGATTTTAGATAAGGATGATCTGGATCCGAATGATATTGTGGATGATGTGGGTCAAAATGGTTTTCACTATGCCGTGTGCTCCATTCTGAGGAACAACACGTCACGACAAACCTccgttttgaaatatttacgaAAGAAGGGTCTGAATGTGAATAAAGCAAGAACAACGGACAAATGGACACCCATTTTTCTGGCTGTGGCTTttggatttcaaaatattgtgaGTTGGCTCCTTTCCAAAGGTGCAAGGATCGATATATCCGACTCTGAGACTCGCTCACCAGAAGAAGTGGCTGCAACTTATCGATTTCATAAAATCAAGGATATCCTGATTCATCA TCGCTCTCGTGTACCTCATTCAAGATTTTCCTGCGTTTTGAGTGGACCTGCCATTAGTAGTCCGACATCCCCACCACCCCCGGCCCCTCCAACGACGACGACGACAATTACCAATATCTCATCTCAAGAACCATCATCTACTGATAATAATTCAAGTGTATTTTCTCCAACTGTTGAGGGGGAAGCAGCGGAGAACAGTATGATGCTTAAAGCAGCCTAA